One window of Trichomycterus rosablanca isolate fTriRos1 chromosome 2, fTriRos1.hap1, whole genome shotgun sequence genomic DNA carries:
- the yrk gene encoding tyrosine-protein kinase Fgr isoform X2: MGCICCKLRKASKSSAASNTDTCETGGGAKGTDSSRYIPDPTQNSATGLIPNFNDFPNTINSSSAFTSSGFPSNSNQPWSTGITGVGVTLFIALYDYDARTEDDLSFQKGEKFHIINNTEGDWWEARSLDTGKSGYIPSNYVAPVDSIQAEEWYFGKMGRKDAERQLLGQNNPRGTFLIRESETTKGAYSLSIRDWDEAKGDHVKHYKIRKLDNGGYYITTRSQFDTVQQLVEHYTDCNDGLCYYLTQPCQNSTPQTLGLGKDAWEIPRETLQLQRKLGQGCFGDVWMGMWNGTTKVAVKTLKPGTMSPEAFLDEAQIMKRLRHDKLVQLYAVVSEEPIYIITEFMTQGSLLDFLKDGDGKNVKLPQLVDMAAQIAAGMAYIERMNYIHRDLRAANILVGDSLVCKIADFGLARLIEDNEYTARQGAKFPIKWTAPEAALYGKFTIKSDVWSFGIMLTELITKGRVPYPGMNNREVLEQVERGYRMPCPHGCPASLHELMLQCWRKDADERHTFEYLQGFLEDYFTATEPQYQPGENL; encoded by the exons ATGGGCTGCATTTGCTGTAAGCTGAGGAAGGCCTCCAAATCCTCTGCCGCATCAAATACTGACACCTGTGAGACAGGAGGTGGAGCTAAGGGGACGGACAGCTCTCGTTATATTCCAGACCCCACCCAGAATTCAGCGACGGGCCTCATCCCCAACTTTAATGATTTCCCCAACACAATCAATTCCTCCAGTGCATTTACCTCCTCCGGCTTCCCTTCCAACTCCAACCAGCCCTGGTCTACTGGCATCACAG GCGTAGGTGTTACTCTGTTTATAGCGCTATATGATTACGATGCCAGAACGGAGGATGACCTGTCATTTCAAAAGGGAGAAAAATTCCATATTATCAATAACAC TGAAGGTGACTGGTGGGAGGCACGCTCTCTGGACACAGGGAAGTCTGGGTACATTCCTAGTAACTATGTGGCCCCTGTGGATTCCATACAGGCTGAGGA GTGGTATTTTGGGAAGATGGGCCGTAAAGATGCAGAGCGCCAGCTGTTGGGACAAAACAACCCCAGAGGAACCTTTTTAATCAGAGAGAGCGAGACTACTAAAG GAGCATACTCTCTGTCAATCAGAGACTGGGATGAGGCTAAGGGTGACCATGTCAAGCATTATAAGATACGAAAGCTTGATAATGGTGGATATTACATCACCACAAGAAGCCAGTTTGACACTGTCCAGCAGCTGGTGGAACATTACACAG ATTGTAACGATGGTTTATGTTACTACCTCACCCAGCCGTGTCAAAATTCCACACCCCAGACTCTCGGTTTGGGGAAGGATGCCTGGGAGATCCCCCGGGAAACACTGCAGCTCCAGAGGAAGTTGGGTCAGGGTTGCTTTGGTGACGTCTGGATGG GGATGTGGAATGGCACAACTAAAGTAGCAGTGAAGACTCTGAAACCTGGAACCATGTCTCCAGAGGCCTTCCTGGATGAGGCCCAAATTATGAAGAGACTCCGGCATGATAAACTGGTGCAGTTGTACGCTGTGGTGTCAGAAGAACCTATTTACATTATCACAGAGTTCATGACTCAAG GAAGCTTGTTGGACTTCCTTAAAGATGGAGACGGCAAAAATGTAAAGCTGCCTCAGCTTGTGGACATGGCTGCACAG attgcaGCTGGCATGGCATATATTGAGAGGATGAACTACATCCACAGAGACCTGAGAGCAGCCAACATCCTGGTGGGAGATAGCCTGGTCTGTAAGATTGCCGACTTTGGCCTGGCCAGACTGATTGAGGACAATGAATACACCGCCAGACAAG GAGCCAAGTTTCCGATAAAGTGGACAGCCCCAGAGGCGGCTCTTTATGGTAAATTTACCATCAAATCAGATGTGTGGTCATTTGGCATCATGCTGACTGAACTTATCACCAAAGGAAGAGTACCATACCCAg GAATGAATAACAGGGAGGTTCTGGAGCAGGTGGAGCGTGGATATCGTATGCCATGCCCGCATGGCTGTCCAGCCTCTCTGCATGAGCTGATGCTGCAGTGCTGGAGGAAGGACGCAGATGAGCGGCACACCTTCGAATACCTGCAGGGCTTTCTGGAAGACTACTTTACTGCCACTGAACCACAGTACCAGCCAGGAGAAAACCTGTGA
- the yrk gene encoding tyrosine-protein kinase Fgr isoform X1 has product MGCICCKLRKASKSSAASNTDTCETGGGAKGTDSSRYIPDPTQNSATGLIPNFNDFPNTINSSSAFTSSGFPSNSNQPWSTGITGVGVTLFIALYDYDARTEDDLSFQKGEKFHIINNTEGDWWEARSLDTGKSGYIPSNYVAPVDSIQAEEWYFGKMGRKDAERQLLGQNNPRGTFLIRESETTKGAYSLSIRDWDEAKGDHVKHYKIRKLDNGGYYITTRSQFDTVQQLVEHYTERAAGLCCRLMGSSRRGMPKLADLSVKTKDVWEIPRESLQLIKKLGNGQFGEVWMGMWNGTTKVAVKTLKPGTMSPEAFLDEAQIMKRLRHDKLVQLYAVVSEEPIYIITEFMTQGSLLDFLKDGDGKNVKLPQLVDMAAQIAAGMAYIERMNYIHRDLRAANILVGDSLVCKIADFGLARLIEDNEYTARQGAKFPIKWTAPEAALYGKFTIKSDVWSFGIMLTELITKGRVPYPGMNNREVLEQVERGYRMPCPHGCPASLHELMLQCWRKDADERHTFEYLQGFLEDYFTATEPQYQPGENL; this is encoded by the exons ATGGGCTGCATTTGCTGTAAGCTGAGGAAGGCCTCCAAATCCTCTGCCGCATCAAATACTGACACCTGTGAGACAGGAGGTGGAGCTAAGGGGACGGACAGCTCTCGTTATATTCCAGACCCCACCCAGAATTCAGCGACGGGCCTCATCCCCAACTTTAATGATTTCCCCAACACAATCAATTCCTCCAGTGCATTTACCTCCTCCGGCTTCCCTTCCAACTCCAACCAGCCCTGGTCTACTGGCATCACAG GCGTAGGTGTTACTCTGTTTATAGCGCTATATGATTACGATGCCAGAACGGAGGATGACCTGTCATTTCAAAAGGGAGAAAAATTCCATATTATCAATAACAC TGAAGGTGACTGGTGGGAGGCACGCTCTCTGGACACAGGGAAGTCTGGGTACATTCCTAGTAACTATGTGGCCCCTGTGGATTCCATACAGGCTGAGGA GTGGTATTTTGGGAAGATGGGCCGTAAAGATGCAGAGCGCCAGCTGTTGGGACAAAACAACCCCAGAGGAACCTTTTTAATCAGAGAGAGCGAGACTACTAAAG GAGCATACTCTCTGTCAATCAGAGACTGGGATGAGGCTAAGGGTGACCATGTCAAGCATTATAAGATACGAAAGCTTGATAATGGTGGATATTACATCACCACAAGAAGCCAGTTTGACACTGTCCAGCAGCTGGTGGAACATTACACAG AGCGTGCAGCAGGGCTCTGCTGCCGTCTGATGGGCAGCTCTAGACGAGGTATGCCTAAGTTAGCTGACCTATCTGTGAAGACTAAAGATGTTTGGGAGATACCAAGGGAATCACTACAGCTCATTAAGAAACTGGGCAACGGGCAGTTTGGTGAAGTGTGGATGG GGATGTGGAATGGCACAACTAAAGTAGCAGTGAAGACTCTGAAACCTGGAACCATGTCTCCAGAGGCCTTCCTGGATGAGGCCCAAATTATGAAGAGACTCCGGCATGATAAACTGGTGCAGTTGTACGCTGTGGTGTCAGAAGAACCTATTTACATTATCACAGAGTTCATGACTCAAG GAAGCTTGTTGGACTTCCTTAAAGATGGAGACGGCAAAAATGTAAAGCTGCCTCAGCTTGTGGACATGGCTGCACAG attgcaGCTGGCATGGCATATATTGAGAGGATGAACTACATCCACAGAGACCTGAGAGCAGCCAACATCCTGGTGGGAGATAGCCTGGTCTGTAAGATTGCCGACTTTGGCCTGGCCAGACTGATTGAGGACAATGAATACACCGCCAGACAAG GAGCCAAGTTTCCGATAAAGTGGACAGCCCCAGAGGCGGCTCTTTATGGTAAATTTACCATCAAATCAGATGTGTGGTCATTTGGCATCATGCTGACTGAACTTATCACCAAAGGAAGAGTACCATACCCAg GAATGAATAACAGGGAGGTTCTGGAGCAGGTGGAGCGTGGATATCGTATGCCATGCCCGCATGGCTGTCCAGCCTCTCTGCATGAGCTGATGCTGCAGTGCTGGAGGAAGGACGCAGATGAGCGGCACACCTTCGAATACCTGCAGGGCTTTCTGGAAGACTACTTTACTGCCACTGAACCACAGTACCAGCCAGGAGAAAACCTGTGA
- the yrk gene encoding tyrosine-protein kinase Fgr isoform X3, which yields MGCICCKLRKASKSSAASNTDTCETGGGAKGTDSSRYIPDPTQNSATGLIPNFNDFPNTINSSSAFTSSGFPSNSNQPWSTGITGVGVTLFIALYDYDARTEDDLSFQKGEKFHIINNTEGDWWEARSLDTGKSGYIPSNYVAPVDSIQAEEWYFGKMGRKDAERQLLGQNNPRGTFLIRESETTKGAYSLSIRDWDEAKGDHVKHYKIRKLDNGGYYITTRSQFDTVQQLVEHYTERAAGLCCRLMGSSRRGMPKLADLSVKTKDVWEIPRESLQLIKKLGNGQFGEVWMDCNDGLCYYLTQPCQNSTPQTLGLGKDAWEIPRETLQLQRKLGQGCFGDVWMGMWNGTTKVAVKTLKPGTMSPEAFLDEAQIMKRLRHDKLVQLYAVVSEEPIYIITEFMTQGSLLDFLKDGDGKNVKLPQLVDMAAQIAAGMAYIERMNYIHRDLRAANILVGDSLVCKIADFGLARLIEDNEYTARQGAKFPIKWTAPEAALYGKFTIKSDVWSFGIMLTELITKGRVPYPGMNNREVLEQVERGYRMPCPHGCPASLHELMLQCWRKDADERHTFEYLQGFLEDYFTATEPQYQPGENL from the exons ATGGGCTGCATTTGCTGTAAGCTGAGGAAGGCCTCCAAATCCTCTGCCGCATCAAATACTGACACCTGTGAGACAGGAGGTGGAGCTAAGGGGACGGACAGCTCTCGTTATATTCCAGACCCCACCCAGAATTCAGCGACGGGCCTCATCCCCAACTTTAATGATTTCCCCAACACAATCAATTCCTCCAGTGCATTTACCTCCTCCGGCTTCCCTTCCAACTCCAACCAGCCCTGGTCTACTGGCATCACAG GCGTAGGTGTTACTCTGTTTATAGCGCTATATGATTACGATGCCAGAACGGAGGATGACCTGTCATTTCAAAAGGGAGAAAAATTCCATATTATCAATAACAC TGAAGGTGACTGGTGGGAGGCACGCTCTCTGGACACAGGGAAGTCTGGGTACATTCCTAGTAACTATGTGGCCCCTGTGGATTCCATACAGGCTGAGGA GTGGTATTTTGGGAAGATGGGCCGTAAAGATGCAGAGCGCCAGCTGTTGGGACAAAACAACCCCAGAGGAACCTTTTTAATCAGAGAGAGCGAGACTACTAAAG GAGCATACTCTCTGTCAATCAGAGACTGGGATGAGGCTAAGGGTGACCATGTCAAGCATTATAAGATACGAAAGCTTGATAATGGTGGATATTACATCACCACAAGAAGCCAGTTTGACACTGTCCAGCAGCTGGTGGAACATTACACAG AGCGTGCAGCAGGGCTCTGCTGCCGTCTGATGGGCAGCTCTAGACGAGGTATGCCTAAGTTAGCTGACCTATCTGTGAAGACTAAAGATGTTTGGGAGATACCAAGGGAATCACTACAGCTCATTAAGAAACTGGGCAACGGGCAGTTTGGTGAAGTGTGGATGG ATTGTAACGATGGTTTATGTTACTACCTCACCCAGCCGTGTCAAAATTCCACACCCCAGACTCTCGGTTTGGGGAAGGATGCCTGGGAGATCCCCCGGGAAACACTGCAGCTCCAGAGGAAGTTGGGTCAGGGTTGCTTTGGTGACGTCTGGATGG GGATGTGGAATGGCACAACTAAAGTAGCAGTGAAGACTCTGAAACCTGGAACCATGTCTCCAGAGGCCTTCCTGGATGAGGCCCAAATTATGAAGAGACTCCGGCATGATAAACTGGTGCAGTTGTACGCTGTGGTGTCAGAAGAACCTATTTACATTATCACAGAGTTCATGACTCAAG GAAGCTTGTTGGACTTCCTTAAAGATGGAGACGGCAAAAATGTAAAGCTGCCTCAGCTTGTGGACATGGCTGCACAG attgcaGCTGGCATGGCATATATTGAGAGGATGAACTACATCCACAGAGACCTGAGAGCAGCCAACATCCTGGTGGGAGATAGCCTGGTCTGTAAGATTGCCGACTTTGGCCTGGCCAGACTGATTGAGGACAATGAATACACCGCCAGACAAG GAGCCAAGTTTCCGATAAAGTGGACAGCCCCAGAGGCGGCTCTTTATGGTAAATTTACCATCAAATCAGATGTGTGGTCATTTGGCATCATGCTGACTGAACTTATCACCAAAGGAAGAGTACCATACCCAg GAATGAATAACAGGGAGGTTCTGGAGCAGGTGGAGCGTGGATATCGTATGCCATGCCCGCATGGCTGTCCAGCCTCTCTGCATGAGCTGATGCTGCAGTGCTGGAGGAAGGACGCAGATGAGCGGCACACCTTCGAATACCTGCAGGGCTTTCTGGAAGACTACTTTACTGCCACTGAACCACAGTACCAGCCAGGAGAAAACCTGTGA